In Helianthus annuus cultivar XRQ/B chromosome 3, HanXRQr2.0-SUNRISE, whole genome shotgun sequence, a single window of DNA contains:
- the LOC110929505 gene encoding uncharacterized protein LOC110929505 — protein sequence MTTMEKLFVEIFDRKDRIIEQMQQQADLFTQQLASRLVIDGITPPSWLLSPNSNSHSSYINELEKEKIISRLLLQPSRESTRYSTGGCFYTAPDMSLECQNNDIRSSLNRVAELDDSVEFPQNETNARTTSIYNAPDMSLECQNNDIGCSLNRAAEIDSVESPQSETNARITSIYTAPDVSLECQNNYTVCSLNRVAEIDSVESPQSETNARITSIYTAPDISLECQNNYTVCSLNRVAEIDDRVESPQNEMNAKITSIYTAPDTSLAIIQRSRSRQKARELRTNVKTTGKSRLSNENGDSNSKKDLLQATQDKHPSEVDKCDDITGSTSMILEEKGDKANDRTSHSVTLAKLSSSYEKTRLENDLTKKGSSFGKDKLDGGIIIQPTGDSLQQNGHGDNLPNFCLGSYASNKSRTGKTQGTQSQNKPCCGRITRSRSSSQQISRINKSVNMGTSVSCNLKEGGGALSHSVGDLMHKLTFSGKLLDAVETSQVLSDKNGKTQTICSTGGVLNPDISSNMDMKNSSLNGNHQENAEIVVGNRPIDAPVVMQPVSSGKLDPSTSDCCMKVKPKQLSFDEISQCDLNDIGSPLSKKRKPDGMFGQKCYPSNEYASSNFFEQQLPKAYVLSSCPNAAKIESSNNTNACAKDEMINIGLETNESPVVEDVEHISMVSLHDDIDVTCEVNVSSKEVGNTFNEEMHSGNSHLKGDHGHKGEESAAGVLMPVSPNSKSSFISSLTKQGNGDFEVDLGSSKSNNVEIGTNLKLCSIKLNSAKCNTCPLNQQNTLEYQPNCFSDCRKFRVPIQRDAIHLNLKTPETDLNTVKESASILSSEKINLFQSDGIQSCDKSFHNEIVCDLPEGTESLHELQAAEATVTEVDDATTAITNTLKQSEPTTVLNMIKNSADVGPVSPIINDDAVVTGNNNFEINFPEWVSSYDSGQLSQNDDKIVVSDEVTPVYESFLIDEEIGNINTENNEYGIDFDTLEIASTAYARASIIEQICKSTSMQTPLSQFKILDHMDIGTSVSLDEDSLKHLQTSGSCITENDYVFPQHQKVSYATPFSWQSKNYYSSPTGKLWERSASSSGSSEKQLSSNPDLTCFPIEEDPSSNEENDELEENIKVENENSVKDYEMADEIQERPHEYTEVWSQHANHVSTKSIKYPDRYSSNSVSIEASVPRTREKVKHKPKVHHGFKASMHDKENRNSSIETRASSRGNLSEISRNKNSMRSGIPRQLQFAQKEAKRNNIVSNITSFVPIVQQKQAAAGCTGKRDIKVKALEAAEAAKRREQDKENERKMKKEALKLERERMEKENAKERILNLIKKKEELKKKEADIAARKRLREEEERKQVAKKRKLVADAQKNQKIKLEKTRAGKVDIQKNAKNTATAGNTKKSENLRRNKNADENSARKHDTELRTDKTLANVAQQVDSVLENRDASNDFDEKEKATNIHEKSPVNVGPGKLTSQENSYDISPYQCSDDEDDEEGDQRPIKKFVPSWASKKRVAMVLPLQQKLNPESIFSADSFCSMDEVLLPRRLLAQ from the exons ATGACGACGATGGAGAAATTGTTTGTTGAAATCTTCGATCGCAAGGACCGGATCATCGAGCAGATGCAGCAGCAAGCTGATTTGTTCACACAACAACTCGCTTCCAGACTCGTAATCGATGGAATCACACCTCCATCGTGGCTTTTGAGCCCTAATTCCAACTCTCATTCTTCATATATCAATG AGTTGGAGAAAGAGAAGATCATCTCTAGGCTCTTACTTCAACCTTCACGAGAATCTACTCGATATTCAACTGGTGGCTGCTTCTATACTGCACCAGATATGTCACTTGAGTGTCAAAATAATGACATAAGATCTAGCTTAAATCGTGTTGCTGAGCTTGATGACAGTGTCGAATTTCCTCAAAATGAGACAAATGCTAGAACAACAAGCATTTATAATGCACCAGATATGTCACTTGAGTGTCAAAATAATGACATAGGATGTAGCTTAAATCGTGCTGCTGAGATTGACAGTGTGGAATCTCCTCAGAGTGAGACAAATGCTAGAATAACAAGCATTTATACTGCACCAGATGTATCACTCGAGTGTCAAAATAATTACACAGTATGTAGCTTAAATCGTGTTGCTGAGATTGACAGTGTGGAATCTCCTCAGAGTGAGACAAATGCTAGAATAACAAGCATTTATACTGCACCAGATATATCACTCGAGTGTCAAAATAATTACACAGTATGTAGCTTAAATCGTGTTGCTGAGATTGATGACAGAGTGGAATCTCCTCAGAATGAGATGAATGCTAAAATAACAAGCATTTATACCGCACCAGATACGTCGCTTGCTATAATTCAGAGATCGAGGTCTAGGCAAAAAGCCCGGGAGCTTCGAACTAACGTGAAAACCACTGGCAAAAGTCGTTTAAGCAATGAAAATGGTGACTCAAATTCCAAAAAGGATTTACTTCAAGCCACTCAAGATAAACACCCTTCAGAAGTGGACAAATGCGATGATATCACTGGATCTACTTCTATGATATTAGAAGAGAAGGGTGACAAAGCAAATGATAGAACCAGTCACAGCGTTACACTTGCAAAATTGAGTAGTTCGTATGAAAAAACAAGATTAGAGAACGATCTTACTAAAAAAGGGTCATCTTTTGGTAAAGATAAATTAGATGGTGGTATCATTATTCAGCCAACTGGTGATTCATTGCAACAGAATGGTCATGGGGACAATCTTCCTAATTTCTGTTTGGGAAGTTACGCCAGCAACAAATCCAGAACCGGGAAGACACAGGGTACACAAAGCCAAAACAAACCTTGTTGTGGTAGAATTACAAGGTCTAGAAGTTCAAGCCAACAGATTAGTCGAATAAACAAGTCTGTAAATATGGGCACATCTGTTTCCTGCAATCTAAAAGAAGGTGGAGGTGCACTTTCTCATTCCGTTGGTGATTTAATGCACAAACTTACTTTCTCTGGTAAGTTATTAGATGCCGTCGAAACTTCTCAGGTGCTTAGTGATAAAAATGGGAAGACACAAACTATTTGCAGCACTGGAGGTGTATTGAATCCAGACATTTCTTCCAATATGGATATGAAAAACTCTTCACTTAATGGTAACCACCAAGAAAATGCTGAAATTGTTGTGGGAAACAGGCCAATAGATGCACCAGTTGTAATGCAGCCTGTAAGTTCTGGTAAGTTGGATCCATCCACCTCCGACTGTTGTATGAAAGTCAAACCAAAGCAACTGAGCTTTGATGAAATCAGTCAGTGTGATCTAAATGACATTGGTAGTCCACTTTCCAAGAAGAGAAAGCCAGATGGAATGTTCGGACAGAAATGCTATCCTTCAAACGAGTATGCAAGTAGCAATTTCTTTGAGCAGCAACTACCAAAGGCATATGTTTTGTCAAGCTGCCCGAATGCTGCTAAGATAGAGTCTTCTAACAACACTAATGCGTGCGCAAAAGATGAAATGATAAACATTGGTTTGGAAACAAATGAGAGCCCAGTGGTGGAGGATGTTGAGCACATCTCTATGGTTTCCCTACATGATGATATTGATGTAACATGTGAGGTAAATGTATCTTCCAAAGAGGTCGGCAATACTTTTAATGAAGAAATGCATTCAGGAAACTCTCATTTGAAG GGTGATCATGGTCATAAAGGCGAAGAGAGTGCTGCTGGTGTTCTTATGCCTGTATCCCCAAATAGCAAGTCATCATTCATTTCAAGTTTGACCAAACAAGGAAACGGGGATTTTGAGGTGGATCTTGGCTCTTCAAAATCTAACAATGTTGAAATTGGCACAAATTTAAAGCTGTGCAGTATTAAATTGAATTCTGCCAAATGTAATACATGCCCATTGAACCAGCAGAACACTCTTGAGTACCAACCAAACTGCTTTTCAGATTGCCGAAAATTTAGGGTACCTATTCAAAGAGATGCTATTCATTTGAATTTAAAGACACCTGAAACTGATTTAAATACTGTTAAGGAATCTGCATCAATACTTTCATCTGAAAAGATCAATCTCTTCCAATCAGATGGCATTCAGAGCTGTGATAAGAGTTTTCATAATGAGATCGTTTGTGATTTGCCAGAAGGGACAGAGTCCTTGCATGAGCTTCAAGCTGCAGAG GCAACTGTTACTGAAGTGGATGATGCCACTACAGCGATCACCAACACACTAAAACAGTCTGAACCAACTACTGTTTTAAATATGATCAAGAATTCAGCAGATGTGGGGCCTGTAAGTCCAATCATCAACGATGATGCTGTGGTTACTGGCAATAATAATTTTGAAATAAACTTTCCTGAATGGGTGTCTTCATATGACTCGGGCCAGCTTTCACAAAACGATGACAAAATTGTGGTCTCTGATGAGGTGACACCTGTCTATGAGAGTTTTCTCATCGATGAGGAAATTGGAAATATAAATACCGAGAATAATGAATACGGAATAGATTTTGACACACTGGAAATCGCAAGTACCGCATATGCAAGAGCTAGCATCATAGAGCAGATTTGTAAATCTACAAGCATGCAGACACCGTTGTCTCAATTTAAGATTCTTGACCACATGGACATTGGAACTAGCGTCTCTCTCGATGAAGATTCTTTAAAGCATCTACAAACAAGTGGCAGTTGTATAACTGAAAATGATTATGTTTTTCCGCAACATCAAAAAGTTAGTTATGCTACTCCATTTTCCTGGCAATCGAAAAACTATTATTCGTCTCCTACTGGAAAGTTATGGGAACGATCAGCATCCAGTTCAGGTAGTTCAGAGAAACAGTTGAGTTCAAATCCCGACCTTACTTGCTTCCCAATTGAAGAAGACCCTAGCAGTAATGAAGAAAATGATGAACTCGAAGAAAACATAAAagtagaaaatgaaaattcagttAAGGATTATGAGATGGCGGATGAAATTCAAGAACGACCCCATGAATATACTGAAGTATGGTCTCAACATGCAAATCATGTGTCCACAAAATCCATCAAGTATCCAGATAGATATAGTTCAAATTCTGTCAGTATAGAGGCTAGTGTCCCTAGAACTCGTGAGAAAGTCAAGCATAAGCCTAAAGTTCATCATGGGTTTAAGGCGAGTATGCATGACAAGGAGAATCGTAATTCGTCAATTGAAACACGGGCTAGTAGTAGGGGGAACTTATCTGAAATTAGTAGAAATAAGAACAGTATGAGAAGTGGAATACCAAGGCAGCTGCAGTTTGCACAAAAGGAGGCTAAACGTAACAATATTgtatcaaatatcacttcatttGTTCCGATAGTACAGCAAAAACAGGCTGCTGCAGGTTGCACAG GGAAGAGAGACATCAAAGTGAAGGCTCTCGAGGCTGCAGAGGCTGCAAAACGGCGTGAACAAGACAAGGAAAATGAGAGAAAAATGAAGAAAGAAGCATTGAAGCTTGAACGAGAAAGAATGGAGAAAGAAAATGCAAAAGAAAGGATATTAAATTTGATAAAGAAAAAGGAGGAATTAAAGAAGAAAGAAGCTGATATAGCGGCAAGAAAAAGGCTAAGGGAGGAAGAAGAGAGGAAGCAAGTGGCTAAGAAAAGAAAGCTTGTTGCAGACgcacaaaaaaatcaaaaaataaaactTGAAAAAACACGTGCCGGGAAAGTGGATATTCAAAAGAATGCTAAAAAT ACTGCAACTGCTGGAAACACGAAGAAATCTGAAAATTTGAGACGAAATAAGAATGCAGATGAAAACAGTGCTCGAAAACATGACACTGAATTGAGGACAGACAAAACTTTAGCAAATGTGGCCCAGCAAGTTGAttctgttcttgaaaatcgtgATGCTTCCAATGATTTTGATGAGAAAGAAAAG GCAACAAACATACACGAAAAGTCACCGGTAAATGTTGGACCAGGGAAGTTGACTAGTCAAGAAAATTCATACGATATTTCTCCATATCAATGTTCCGATGACGAGGATGATGAAGAGGGTGACCAACGGCCAATCAAGAAGTTTGTCCCTTCATGGGCCAG TAAAAAGCGCGTGGCCATGGTCTTACCATTACAACAGAAACTCAACCCTGAATCAATCTTCTCTGCAGATAGCTTTTGCAGCATGGATGAAG TTCTTCTGCCTCGAAGGCTACTGGCCCAATAG